A single window of Paenibacillus sp. SYP-B4298 DNA harbors:
- the trmFO gene encoding FADH(2)-oxidizing methylenetetrahydrofolate--tRNA-(uracil(54)-C(5))-methyltransferase TrmFO yields the protein MTDLNRVIVIGAGLAGSEAAWQIASQGVPVTLYEMRPETRTPAHHTDKFAELVCSNSLRANGLTNAVGVLKEEMRRVGSLILGSADKHAVPAGGALAVDREGFSAEVTSSLRNHPLVEVRGEEVKEIPQGSIVVIATGPLTSPSLSQQIKELMGEEYFYFYDAAAPIVEKDSIDMSKVYLASRYDKGEAAYLNCPMTEEEFETFYDALVTAEKAELKEFEKEVYFEGCMPIEVIATRGKQTLLFGPMKPVGLVNPHTGKLPHAVVQLRQDNAAGTLYNLVGFQTHLKWGEQKRVLSLIPGLENAEFVRYGVMHRNTFINSPRLLRPTYQFKERSELFFAGQMTGVEGYVESAASGLIAGINAGRLARGLEPLVFPAETALGSMAEYITTADFKHFQPMNANFGLFPPLGERIRNKKEKYEAIAGRALDRLEQFKSEQM from the coding sequence TTGACGGATTTGAACAGAGTAATTGTAATTGGAGCTGGGCTGGCTGGCAGTGAAGCCGCGTGGCAGATTGCCAGCCAGGGCGTCCCTGTAACGCTATATGAGATGAGACCGGAGACGAGAACGCCGGCGCACCATACAGACAAATTCGCTGAGCTGGTATGCAGCAACAGTCTGCGGGCGAATGGACTGACCAATGCGGTCGGCGTATTGAAGGAAGAGATGCGCCGCGTGGGCTCGCTCATCCTCGGCAGTGCCGACAAGCATGCCGTTCCCGCCGGAGGAGCGCTTGCCGTTGACCGTGAAGGCTTCTCCGCTGAGGTCACCTCCTCGCTTCGCAACCATCCGCTGGTTGAGGTGCGGGGTGAGGAGGTCAAGGAGATTCCACAGGGCAGCATTGTCGTCATCGCCACGGGACCGTTAACCTCACCTTCGCTGTCCCAGCAGATTAAGGAATTGATGGGCGAGGAATATTTCTATTTCTATGATGCGGCGGCGCCGATCGTAGAGAAGGATTCGATTGACATGAGCAAGGTGTACCTTGCTTCACGCTATGACAAGGGCGAGGCGGCGTACTTGAACTGCCCGATGACGGAAGAGGAGTTCGAGACATTCTATGACGCGCTGGTTACGGCGGAGAAGGCTGAGCTTAAAGAATTTGAGAAAGAGGTTTATTTTGAGGGCTGCATGCCGATTGAGGTCATTGCCACGCGCGGCAAGCAGACGCTGTTGTTTGGACCGATGAAGCCGGTGGGGCTGGTCAATCCACATACCGGCAAGCTTCCGCACGCCGTAGTGCAGCTACGCCAGGATAACGCTGCGGGCACACTGTACAATCTGGTAGGCTTTCAGACCCATCTGAAATGGGGCGAACAAAAGCGAGTGCTCTCGCTCATTCCTGGTCTGGAAAATGCCGAGTTTGTCCGTTACGGGGTTATGCATCGCAATACTTTCATTAATTCTCCCCGTTTGCTGCGGCCAACCTACCAGTTCAAGGAGCGCAGCGAGCTATTTTTTGCTGGTCAGATGACAGGTGTTGAGGGGTATGTGGAGTCGGCCGCATCGGGGCTGATCGCCGGTATCAATGCAGGCAGGCTGGCCCGCGGGCTGGAGCCTCTCGTGTTCCCTGCGGAGACGGCGCTGGGCAGTATGGCCGAATATATTACGACAGCGGACTTCAAGCATTTCCAGCCGATGAATGCTAACTTTGGTCTGTTCCCGCCGCTTGGTGAGAGGATTCGTAACAAGAAAGAAAAGTACGAGGCGATTGCTGGGCGGGCGCTGGATCGTCTGGAGCAATTCAAGTCTGAGCAGATGTAA
- the fliE gene encoding flagellar hook-basal body complex protein FliE: MIDKINLMASPLSLEPGVQKKAAIAPSEVTASFGEVLKQAIDSVNAQEKAVHNVTDRFILGQADVSEVMIISEQAQLSLQLTAQIRNKVVEAYQEMMRMQV; the protein is encoded by the coding sequence GTGATTGACAAGATCAACCTGATGGCAAGTCCGCTCTCCCTAGAGCCTGGAGTACAAAAGAAAGCGGCGATTGCGCCATCGGAGGTAACCGCCAGCTTTGGCGAAGTACTGAAGCAGGCGATCGATAGTGTGAACGCTCAAGAGAAGGCCGTACATAATGTGACTGATCGTTTTATTCTCGGACAGGCAGATGTCTCGGAAGTTATGATCATCTCCGAGCAAGCTCAGCTCAGCTTGCAGCTCACCGCTCAGATCCGTAATAAAGTCGTAGAGGCTTATCAGGAAATGATGCGGATGCAGGTGTAA
- the fliF gene encoding flagellar basal-body MS-ring/collar protein FliF, with amino-acid sequence MKEKVAHYRERVSLYWNQLSKTKRMLFGATLGFFLVAIVLLVLIFSRTEYELVFQDLDAADAAAITKSLDSSGIPYQLGGGGSTISVPAANASKVRISVGSEGLIKNGSIGFDAFGQGSSAFGRTDNEFNVMYRNALNGEIQRMLNSMQGIQKSNVLITLPEEQVFINPSGQEPASASIVLTFQPAYRPSQEAIDGYYNLVKTAVPNLDIENITISSQEGELFPSSKLVGAGGSSQPYDARFQIERKFKDEVRRNIREFLGRFYGSDSVVISVATTLNFDQKSSKQMLVQPLEDNDNRGIVISESETSRSATGQDNANGGVVGTGETDVPGYQGTDGTSTNSEENSRTTNYDVSRVTNEIVSGPFVVKDLSVSVGIETNELTDAQRQDITNYLTQLVRAQLSDSGQNIQDDALMARKVSVFAQPFAGSAEAAASAGLSWPWMAGIGVGALLLGAGAVYLINRRRQAARDQMEEEYLEQQPVMEYPTIDLDIETNESQARKQLEQLVKNKPEEFVNLLRTWLVDE; translated from the coding sequence GTGAAAGAAAAGGTCGCTCATTACAGAGAGCGTGTTTCTTTGTATTGGAATCAATTAAGCAAGACGAAGAGGATGCTATTTGGCGCAACACTTGGCTTTTTCCTGGTAGCGATCGTGTTACTGGTTCTGATCTTTTCGCGCACGGAGTATGAACTGGTCTTCCAGGACCTTGACGCAGCGGATGCTGCGGCAATCACCAAAAGCCTGGATAGCAGCGGCATTCCGTATCAGCTCGGCGGCGGCGGATCGACGATCTCGGTTCCGGCGGCAAATGCATCCAAAGTCAGAATAAGCGTAGGCTCGGAAGGTCTGATCAAGAACGGCTCGATCGGCTTTGACGCTTTCGGGCAAGGCTCCTCGGCCTTTGGCCGAACGGATAATGAGTTCAATGTCATGTACCGCAATGCGTTAAACGGCGAAATTCAGCGGATGCTTAACAGCATGCAAGGGATACAGAAGTCGAATGTGCTGATTACTTTGCCTGAGGAGCAGGTGTTTATTAATCCCAGCGGTCAGGAGCCGGCTTCAGCCTCGATCGTGTTGACGTTTCAGCCCGCTTATCGTCCCTCTCAGGAGGCCATTGACGGGTATTACAATCTTGTTAAGACGGCAGTACCGAATCTCGATATTGAGAATATTACTATATCCAGCCAGGAGGGCGAGCTGTTCCCATCATCCAAGCTGGTCGGAGCTGGCGGCTCCTCTCAGCCCTATGATGCGCGGTTCCAGATCGAACGCAAATTCAAGGACGAGGTTCGCCGTAATATCCGGGAGTTTCTGGGACGGTTCTACGGTTCAGACAGTGTCGTGATCAGTGTAGCCACTACGCTTAACTTTGATCAGAAGAGCTCCAAGCAGATGCTCGTGCAGCCGCTGGAGGATAATGATAACCGTGGTATTGTCATTAGCGAATCGGAGACGAGCCGTTCAGCTACGGGTCAGGATAATGCAAATGGCGGTGTTGTTGGTACGGGTGAGACCGATGTTCCGGGCTATCAAGGAACGGACGGAACATCAACCAACAGTGAAGAAAACTCTCGAACCACCAATTATGACGTAAGCCGTGTCACCAATGAGATCGTCTCCGGGCCGTTCGTGGTCAAGGATCTGTCCGTTAGTGTAGGGATTGAGACGAATGAGCTGACCGATGCGCAGCGACAGGATATTACGAATTATCTGACACAGCTCGTCAGAGCGCAGTTGTCCGATTCAGGACAGAACATACAAGATGACGCCTTGATGGCAAGAAAGGTTTCAGTATTTGCGCAACCATTTGCTGGTTCTGCTGAAGCAGCGGCATCAGCCGGCCTGAGCTGGCCGTGGATGGCGGGTATTGGAGTTGGCGCGCTGCTGTTGGGCGCGGGTGCTGTATACCTGATTAACCGTCGTCGTCAAGCTGCAAGGGATCAGATGGAAGAGGAATATCTGGAACAACAGCCGGTTATGGAATACCCGACGATTGATCTGGACATCGAGACGAATGAGAGTCAGGCGCGCAAGCAGCTTGAGCAGCTAGTGAAGAACAAGCCTGAGGAGTTTGTCAATTTGCTTCGGACATGGCTTGTTGATGAATAG
- the flgC gene encoding flagellar basal body rod protein FlgC, whose product MRLSNGFDASASALTAQRFRMDVISSNIANAETTRGKVVNGQFEPYTRKLTVMEPIRPSFAETLRSQMNGGISSTPAQGGVKVAQVMEDRTPPKLVYNPSHPDADAEGYVKLPNVDVLKEMVDMISATRSYEANVTALNATKSMFAKALEIGK is encoded by the coding sequence ATGAGATTATCGAACGGATTTGACGCTAGTGCTTCGGCCTTAACGGCCCAACGCTTTCGAATGGATGTGATATCTTCTAACATTGCGAATGCCGAGACGACAAGGGGGAAGGTAGTGAATGGGCAGTTTGAACCGTATACCCGTAAGCTGACCGTCATGGAACCGATTCGTCCATCCTTTGCGGAGACGCTGCGCAGCCAGATGAACGGCGGCATCAGCAGTACTCCGGCTCAAGGAGGGGTGAAGGTGGCACAAGTCATGGAGGATCGTACACCTCCCAAGCTGGTCTATAATCCCAGCCACCCTGATGCGGATGCGGAAGGTTATGTGAAGCTGCCGAATGTGGATGTTTTGAAGGAAATGGTGGATATGATTTCGGCTACCCGTTCCTATGAAGCGAATGTAACTGCGCTGAACGCAACGAAATCCATGTTCGCCAAAGCATTGGAGATTGGAAAATAA
- the hslU gene encoding ATP-dependent protease ATPase subunit HslU, with the protein MGNEALTPRQIVAELDKYIVGQKQAKRSVAIALRNRYRRSRLDEALRDEIMPKNILMIGPTGVGKTEIARRLAKLVNAPFVKVEATKFTEVGYVGRDVESMVRDLVETAIRMVKAEKTEAVKDKAEKLANERLVSILVPSARKAKSQRNPLEMIFGQQQPEPEEPETDGGVIDKRRQVKWQLEAGQLETEQVEIEVEDTAPTMLDMLSGQGGEGMGMNMQEMFGQFMPKRYKKRKLTVKEARKVLTQEEANKLIDMDDVIQESIHRAEQSGMIFIDEIDKIASPSRGSGPDVSREGVQRDILPIVEGSTVMTKYGPVKTDFVLFIAAGAFHIAKPADLIPELQGRFPIRVELSDLSLEDFVKILTEPKNALTKQYSALLETEGISIEFSSESIQEIAGIAADVNRNTENIGARRLHTILEKLLEDLSFEAPDLNLEQMTITPEYVRDKVGDIAQNRDLSQYIL; encoded by the coding sequence ATGGGAAATGAAGCGTTGACGCCGCGCCAGATCGTCGCGGAGCTGGATAAATACATCGTCGGTCAGAAGCAAGCCAAACGGTCGGTAGCCATCGCTCTGCGGAACCGATACCGCCGCAGCAGATTGGATGAGGCGCTGCGGGATGAAATTATGCCAAAAAATATCTTGATGATCGGGCCGACGGGTGTCGGCAAGACCGAGATTGCACGGCGTCTGGCCAAGCTGGTGAATGCCCCGTTTGTGAAGGTGGAGGCAACCAAGTTCACGGAGGTTGGCTATGTGGGACGTGATGTGGAGTCCATGGTGCGCGATCTCGTCGAGACAGCGATTCGGATGGTGAAGGCGGAGAAGACCGAGGCGGTGAAGGATAAGGCGGAGAAGCTGGCGAATGAGCGGCTTGTATCGATACTGGTTCCTTCTGCCCGCAAGGCCAAGTCGCAGCGCAACCCGCTGGAGATGATCTTCGGCCAGCAGCAGCCAGAGCCGGAGGAGCCGGAGACGGATGGCGGCGTGATCGACAAGCGGCGTCAGGTGAAATGGCAGCTTGAGGCGGGTCAACTGGAGACCGAACAAGTAGAGATAGAGGTGGAGGATACCGCGCCGACGATGCTGGATATGCTGTCTGGCCAGGGCGGCGAGGGCATGGGGATGAACATGCAGGAGATGTTCGGCCAGTTCATGCCCAAGCGGTACAAGAAGCGCAAGCTGACGGTGAAGGAAGCGCGCAAGGTGCTGACACAAGAGGAAGCGAACAAGCTGATTGACATGGACGATGTGATTCAGGAGTCGATTCATCGTGCGGAACAGTCGGGTATGATCTTCATAGACGAGATCGATAAGATTGCCAGTCCTTCCCGCGGCTCAGGCCCGGATGTCTCCCGCGAAGGTGTACAGCGCGACATTCTGCCGATCGTGGAGGGCTCGACAGTGATGACGAAGTACGGTCCTGTCAAAACGGATTTTGTCCTGTTCATTGCCGCGGGCGCCTTCCATATCGCCAAGCCTGCGGATCTGATCCCGGAGCTGCAAGGGCGATTCCCGATTCGTGTCGAGCTGAGCGATCTGTCGCTTGAAGATTTCGTCAAGATCTTGACCGAGCCCAAAAATGCGCTGACGAAGCAATATTCAGCATTGCTCGAGACAGAGGGCATTTCAATTGAGTTTTCATCCGAGTCGATTCAAGAAATCGCTGGCATCGCTGCGGATGTGAACCGGAATACGGAAAATATCGGGGCACGAAGACTGCACACCATTTTGGAGAAGCTGCTCGAGGACCTTTCCTTTGAGGCGCCGGATTTGAATCTGGAACAGATGACGATCACACCGGAATATGTACGGGACAAGGTTGGGGATATTGCGCAAAACCGCGATTTGAGCCAATATATTTTATAA
- the codY gene encoding GTP-sensing pleiotropic transcriptional regulator CodY, producing the protein MTLLAKTRTLNRLLQRAAGKALNFREMAEVLCSTIGADVFVVSRRGKILGCAAVNVWEHEKMKSVPAADLRFPQESNERFLSVQETVTNVVPESGIALVFPDFARQGIMTVVPIQGGGDRLGTLILTRGEGIFDDSDLILAEYGSTIVGMEILRERAEEIEVEARSRAAVTVAVNSLSFSELEAVEHIFEELGEKEGLLVASKVADRAGITRSVIVNALRKLESAGVIETRSLGMKGTYIKILNSQLLQELAKIKK; encoded by the coding sequence ATGACCTTGCTTGCAAAAACACGAACGTTAAATCGGTTGCTCCAACGAGCTGCCGGTAAGGCGCTTAATTTTAGGGAAATGGCAGAGGTACTGTGTTCCACCATTGGGGCCGATGTGTTCGTTGTCAGTCGCAGAGGCAAAATACTGGGCTGCGCAGCGGTCAATGTCTGGGAGCATGAGAAGATGAAGTCAGTCCCTGCTGCCGATTTGAGATTCCCTCAGGAGAGTAACGAACGGTTCTTGTCTGTGCAGGAAACGGTCACCAATGTTGTGCCCGAGAGCGGAATTGCGCTCGTATTTCCCGATTTCGCCAGGCAGGGAATTATGACCGTGGTTCCAATACAAGGCGGGGGAGATCGCTTGGGTACGCTCATTCTGACGCGCGGAGAGGGCATATTCGACGATAGTGATCTGATATTGGCCGAATACGGCTCCACGATTGTCGGCATGGAAATTTTGCGTGAGCGCGCCGAGGAGATTGAAGTGGAAGCGCGGAGCCGCGCCGCGGTGACTGTAGCGGTCAACTCGCTGTCCTTCAGCGAGCTGGAGGCGGTCGAGCATATTTTTGAGGAGCTTGGCGAAAAGGAAGGCCTGCTCGTCGCCTCTAAAGTAGCGGATCGAGCAGGCATTACCCGATCCGTCATCGTCAATGCGCTGCGCAAGCTCGAGAGCGCTGGTGTAATCGAGACCCGCTCGCTTGGCATGAAAGGAACGTACATCAAAATATTAAATAGTCAATTATTGCAAGAGCTGGCGAAAATAAAAAAGTAA
- the fliG gene encoding flagellar motor switch protein FliG, whose translation MAKAMQGLSGRQKAAILLITLGPEVSAQVFKHLREEEIEQLTLEIANVRKVDSSEKETILAEFHQICVAQEYISQGGIAYAKTILEKALGEAKAMEVLNRLTATLQVRPFDFARKAEPTQILNFIQNENSQTIALVLSYLQPDQSSAILSSLPQDKQADVARRIALMDSTSPEVIAQVERVLEQKLSATVTQDYTTAGGIESIVQILNGVDRGTERTILDSLEIQDPELAEEIKKRMFVFEDIVNIDNRSIQRIIRDIENADLQLALKVASEEVREAIFRNMSKRMAETFKEEMEFMGPVRLRDVEEAQTRIVATIRRLEESGEIIIARGGGDDIIV comes from the coding sequence TTGGCAAAAGCAATGCAAGGCTTGTCAGGAAGACAAAAGGCAGCAATTCTGCTCATTACTCTTGGACCTGAAGTATCTGCCCAAGTATTCAAGCATCTGCGTGAAGAGGAGATCGAGCAACTGACACTGGAGATTGCCAATGTCCGCAAGGTAGATAGCTCCGAGAAGGAAACGATTTTAGCTGAATTTCACCAGATTTGCGTCGCTCAGGAGTATATTTCTCAAGGCGGCATCGCCTACGCGAAGACGATTCTGGAGAAGGCGCTTGGGGAAGCGAAGGCGATGGAGGTGCTCAATCGTCTGACCGCTACGCTGCAAGTCAGACCGTTCGATTTTGCCCGCAAGGCAGAGCCGACACAGATATTGAACTTTATTCAGAATGAGAACTCTCAGACGATTGCGCTTGTGCTGTCGTATCTGCAGCCGGATCAATCCTCAGCGATTCTGTCATCGCTGCCGCAGGATAAGCAGGCGGATGTTGCGCGCAGAATCGCGCTGATGGATAGCACCTCGCCTGAGGTCATCGCTCAGGTAGAGAGAGTGCTGGAGCAGAAGCTTTCCGCGACCGTTACTCAGGACTATACGACGGCAGGGGGCATCGAATCGATCGTGCAGATCCTCAACGGCGTCGACCGGGGGACAGAGCGCACGATTCTCGACTCACTGGAGATTCAGGACCCCGAGCTTGCGGAGGAAATCAAGAAGCGGATGTTCGTATTCGAGGATATCGTCAATATCGACAACCGTTCCATTCAGCGCATTATTCGCGATATTGAGAATGCCGACCTCCAGCTTGCGCTTAAAGTGGCTAGTGAGGAAGTACGGGAGGCGATCTTCCGCAACATGTCGAAGCGGATGGCGGAGACGTTCAAGGAAGAAATGGAATTTATGGGGCCAGTTCGGTTGCGTGATGTAGAGGAAGCACAGACACGTATAGTCGCTACAATTCGTAGACTGGAGGAGTCCGGCGAGATTATTATTGCTCGCGGTGGAGGTGACGACATCATTGTCTAA
- the flgB gene encoding flagellar basal body rod protein FlgB, which produces MNVLNGSNFQRLNGAIRAAELRQQVISNNIANSDTPYFKRSEVVFENYLEQEMSSNDGAKLPMKRTNPLHLNRTGERIQPLRIGVETDEVSVMNNNVNNVDIDREMSLLAKNQIRYNVFIQQLSHDIRMMRTAIEGRG; this is translated from the coding sequence GTGAATGTATTAAACGGTTCTAATTTTCAGCGTTTGAACGGGGCTATCCGAGCGGCAGAATTGCGTCAGCAAGTCATCTCCAACAACATCGCCAATTCGGACACGCCCTATTTCAAACGGTCGGAAGTCGTATTTGAGAATTATCTGGAGCAGGAAATGAGTAGTAATGATGGGGCTAAGCTACCAATGAAACGGACGAACCCGCTGCATCTGAACAGGACAGGGGAACGCATTCAGCCTCTACGAATAGGAGTAGAGACGGATGAGGTTTCAGTGATGAACAACAATGTGAACAATGTGGATATTGATCGTGAGATGTCACTGCTCGCCAAAAATCAGATTCGCTACAACGTCTTCATACAACAGTTAAGTCACGACATTAGAATGATGCGTACAGCAATCGAGGGGAGAGGCTGA
- the hslV gene encoding ATP-dependent protease subunit HslV, whose amino-acid sequence MEMQFHATTICAVRIGEQGAIAGDGQVTFGNSMVMKHSAKKVRRLYRGQVIAGFAGSVADAITLFEKFESKLEEHHGNLQRAAVELAKDWRSDRVLRRLEAMMIVMDRSGLLLISGNGEIIEPDDGILAIGSGGSFAMSAARALKRHAADMSASEVAKASLEIAAEICVYTNHHIIVEEIS is encoded by the coding sequence ATGGAAATGCAGTTTCATGCAACGACGATCTGTGCCGTGCGCATCGGTGAGCAGGGTGCCATTGCGGGAGACGGACAGGTGACCTTCGGCAACAGCATGGTCATGAAGCATTCTGCAAAGAAGGTGCGCAGGCTGTATAGAGGTCAAGTCATTGCCGGCTTTGCTGGATCGGTGGCGGATGCGATCACGCTGTTCGAGAAGTTCGAGAGCAAGCTGGAGGAGCATCATGGCAATCTGCAGCGTGCCGCGGTGGAGTTGGCCAAGGATTGGCGCTCAGATCGTGTTCTGCGGCGACTGGAGGCGATGATGATCGTTATGGATCGCAGCGGCTTGCTGCTGATTTCCGGCAATGGAGAAATTATCGAGCCTGACGACGGGATCCTGGCGATCGGCTCGGGCGGAAGCTTTGCCATGTCGGCTGCACGCGCGCTCAAGCGCCACGCTGCGGATATGAGCGCATCCGAGGTGGCCAAGGCGTCACTGGAGATTGCGGCTGAGATCTGTGTCTACACCAATCATCATATTATTGTGGAAGAAATATCTTAA
- a CDS encoding FliH/SctL family protein: MSNLIKSSHVIAVEELLRFQTEKRYASAPHSLQESSEPPPPSEEEVEAGKLRDQIIADAEAFAAERLQQAERQAEQMLDDARSQIEQWWGEQRAEDEQLSESVRKQGYEQGYQEGMAHAEEDNFRQWEQRINEAKLLLEQAYGSREQIIQEAEPFLVELSCAIAEKIIGRQLNQSPEWALELVVKSLSRRREQGVITFCVAPGQLAFIQAAREELELVIDSQAELQILPDATIKDHGCVIRSMYGSIDARIDTQLEEIKRELLQLAVQGEERGAQNELA, encoded by the coding sequence TTGTCTAATCTGATCAAATCTTCGCATGTCATTGCGGTAGAGGAACTGTTGCGGTTCCAGACAGAGAAACGCTATGCGTCAGCGCCGCATTCACTACAAGAATCAAGCGAGCCCCCTCCTCCTAGCGAGGAGGAGGTCGAAGCTGGCAAGCTGCGGGATCAGATTATCGCAGACGCCGAGGCCTTCGCCGCAGAGCGTCTGCAGCAAGCGGAGCGGCAGGCAGAGCAGATGCTCGATGATGCCAGAAGCCAGATCGAGCAATGGTGGGGCGAGCAGAGGGCTGAGGACGAGCAGCTTTCCGAGAGTGTACGTAAGCAAGGCTACGAGCAAGGCTATCAGGAAGGGATGGCCCATGCGGAGGAGGATAACTTCCGGCAATGGGAGCAGCGTATTAATGAAGCGAAGCTGCTGCTGGAGCAAGCATATGGCAGCCGCGAGCAGATCATTCAGGAGGCGGAGCCTTTCCTGGTGGAGCTAAGCTGCGCGATCGCGGAGAAGATCATCGGTCGGCAACTGAATCAGTCGCCGGAGTGGGCGCTGGAGCTCGTCGTCAAGTCACTCTCCCGCAGGCGAGAGCAGGGCGTCATCACCTTCTGCGTAGCGCCGGGTCAGCTCGCCTTCATTCAGGCGGCGCGTGAGGAGCTTGAGCTCGTTATCGACTCGCAGGCGGAGCTGCAAATTTTGCCGGATGCGACCATTAAGGATCATGGCTGCGTCATTCGCTCCATGTACGGCAGTATCGATGCGCGCATCGATACGCAGTTGGAGGAGATCAAGCGCGAGCTGCTGCAACTTGCAGTTCAGGGTGAAGAGCGGGGGGCGCAGAATGAGCTTGCTTGA